From the genome of Solanum lycopersicum chromosome 12, SLM_r2.1:
GCCAATGACTGCTTCTGCGTCCGCCCCCTATATATTTGATACCTTCTCCTACAATGAAACTAATAACCCCAACCCCGTTAGTCATCCCATCAATTACTCGTCGATCAACTAAATGAgtaaattcatatattaataCTACAATAAAGTaggaataataaattatacaagtaGTACTATTACTAGTAAAGACTAAAACAGTAGTTTCCCTAGATTGAGCTAACAGTTCAGCAATCTATCACTTTCTATAATCTTCCTGCAAATCTTTTGAGGaaccctctttctttctttactGCTTTGAATACTTGAACAGAGTCtcactgaaaaaaaaaaagagaaagaaagatctGTACCAAAAAAGCTGCTTGATTTACTGTGCTTTTTTCCTTTAGGGTTTCAAGATTTTACTTGGGAATTTGAAGATCTGTTTTAGTTTTGATGTAATTAGTTGGTTCTGTAGTTTCTTTGGAGAAAAGggtgttttcttgattttttttcagtGATCTAGGACAAGTATGAAGGAGCTGACATTGGTGGTGTTTAGTTGTGGAAGTGGGGTTGGATAAGAAATATGTTTGCCTGCTTCTTGGTTTTTGTTtagggtggggggtggggggtggcaGACTAGTGCTAAAGTTTTCATCTTTAGCTTTCTTTTagctcttttatatatatttggggcttttcctttttaactttttttgagTTTGTTGATTTGAGGGAATGAAGGTATCTACTTCTGGCTTCAATTCTCAGCCTGAGGAAGGTGTGTTTTGTTTCTGCCttgttaatatttttcattttttgtttattgagcttgaattgaagtatttttGTAATGTATGGtgagtaattttaattttttaacttggGAGTGAACATTTTTTGATGTTTGATTATGGCAGCAGGGGAGAAGAAAAGCCTGAATTCAGAGCTGTGGCATGCTTGTGCAGGGCCACTGGTCTCTCTTCCACATGTAGGAACCAGAGTTGTGTATTTTCCTCAAGGGCATAGTGAGCAGGTTAGTAGTGGaacttatatttttatgaaatgggGATAGAGGAAGGGAAGATAGAACCAACTGATCTACTAAGATTCCCCGCGGCAGAAATTGTTTATGCCATAAACTCATAAAGTTAATTAAAGCATAGGTCTTTGACATGGTTGGTAGTAAATTCTTATGTTCTGGTTCTTCATGGTGATTCTCCATTTGAACttaaaacttcttttttttttcctttcatttaatGGTGAGCTATGGGTATAAATAACCTTTAAATTTAACCTGTGCCTCATGAGGTATGCTGctattttgtaattttgatgTCTGTCAGTCATGCCTTCTGGAGTCTTTGAGCTTGTAGTTGAAGGGGTTAACTATGTTTACACTTCCAGGTATGTTGTGCTTATGTATTTTTGTTGCCCATACGTGTCGGAAGTAGGAGTAGGACATAAATCTTTCTTTCTAAATCTGGAGAACCAAGTAATTCCAGTGACATTATTCATCTTGGCGAACAGAGCCGAGCTATGTTATGGATAAAAACATTATTAAGTTGTTGATACAGTTCTGTTTTATTAATTTGTGAGATTCTTTCATCTAGCTGTTTCCTAGATTTGATCTTGCTCTTGATACAAGTGTGCATTATTTGGAATTAAGATGTTGTTTGGCTAGTTTTCGATGCAACAAAGAATAGAATGATCCATTGGATTCCTACAACTTCTCTTATTTATTGGTGAAATGACGTTGGTTGAAATACTTGGTACTGGTTTTTTAGTTTGTGTAGCTTGTAGACTAGTGGTTGGCACCTTAATCTTTATGAAAGTCTTACAGGTTGCGGCATCCACAAACAAGGAAATAAATGGTCATATCCCTAGCTATCCTGGATTACCACCTCAACTTATTTGTCAGCTACACAATGTGACCATGGATGTAAGTTAGACCCTATTCGTTGTCTTTGTTGTGACAATCATATGTTTTGGAGTGTCATCGGTGGGTAGAGATTGAAGAATTTCTAAATTACAGGCAGATGTTGAGACTGATGAAGTATATGCTCAAATGACTCTGCAGCCACTAACTCCAGTATGTTACATTTATCAATTCATTcgttttgtttcaaaattatttgtaaGTGCTAATTGACTATTTCTCCATAGCAAGAGCAAAAAGATGTGTGCCTTCTACCAGCTGAACTTGGGACCCTAAGTAAACAACCAAGTAATTATTTCTGCAAAACATTGACTGCAAGCGATACCAGTACCCATGGTGGATTCTCTGTCCCTCGACGTGCTGCAGAAAAAGTTTTCCCTCCTCTTGTAGGTCCCATCAGTTGCACTCATCAgcattttttccctttttctttttacttgagGTTACTTGAGGTGTTGACTGACTTAAGTTTTATCTTTCTTTTGTAGGATTACTCGCAACAGCCTCCTGTGCAAGAGTTGATTGGTAAAGATCTTCATGGAAATGAATGGAAGTTCCGGCATATATTTCGCGGTTAGTTTCTTTTCAGAGAGTTGATAGAGTAGTATTTCAGTAGAAGGCTTTGTTACAATGTTGTCATGGTGGTTGGTACCTTGATTTAAATTGACTATCTTGGAAGTTCTTAGGGATTTTATATACCTGCATTATTGTATGAAGTTTGAATTTACTACATTGTGGAGGGAAGTTTATGATGCAACCAATATACTTACTGACCTCCGATTCTTTCTAAAAACTAATTCTGAATACCTTATGTTACcattcaaaaaaacaaaaacaaattctGAATGCCAATTCCCAGCTGTAAAAACTGATCTTACTGTGATAAATGCGATGACTACACCAATGGATGAGTGACTCAGTTCCCTGGCCGAATAGACCTTCTGCAGAGTGAGCTAGTGACTATATAATATGTTGTACTGGTGGTTAAAACTCTGTtaaccttttattttttagaaccAAGAAGCTTCACCCTTTTCATTTAGCTTCTAAAGCACTGAAAATGACACAAAGAAAAAGTTGCATATTGAGAATTTATGTTTATCTCTTAAATTATATGAAGAACCTAGTGCAGTAATGTATGATTGTTTTGACTTAGGTTCTGTTGTCTCTTTCCTCTGACGTGGATTCATTATGGATGCAATCTGATTTTTTTCCTAGTTATTAGCCTTTTATTGTTAGGCAAGAGGTTCTGGATTCTAGTGTTGACAATTTCTAATTGCAGTGCTATGATTTATGAAATTGGACACTAATGATGTAATTCCTCGTACTTAGGCCAACCAAAGAGGCATCTCCTGACGACAGGATGGAGTGTGTTTGTAAGTGCGAAGAGACTTGTTGCAGGCGACTCAGTTATCTTTATCTGGTAGATAAATATTATCCTAGCTATTGCAGTTTCTTTAGAAGTTTCTGTAAACCATTTAAGACTCACAGTTGATGTGTATATGTGTTCATAAATTGTATTTATCTGAGCTGCGGATATGATAGTGACTGTTCTGTTGCTCGTCTTGTATATCCAATGAGGCTGCCGATTGAATAAACTTGTTATTATTTGTCTTTCCTGAAAAGGTGCACATTGAGCAGGTGGTTCTGTGGGGTCTGTTACATTTGCCTATGGTCTTTCCTTCCCTGATATAATGCGCAAACATTTGAAATCTCCACGTTTGTGTTGTATACTTGAGAAAGTTAAATATTTACTGCTCGGATATTTTACAGCCAAGTATAATATTTTAAGTTCATGAAGATTAGGACTGTTTAACAATTTTTACCTATCAGCATGCTTCCTATATTGGGTGATGGGTGCTGATGTACTTCTTGCTTCATTTTGCAATCAATAAACTCTCTTGTTTCACCCTCTCAATTTTTTAGATCAATTTTTTCTACCTTCACAATgtaggggtaaggtttgtgcagaccccacttgtggaattacactggatatattgttattattgtaatttaatcTGGCTAAATTCTGTCATCTCCCATCAGGaatgaaaataatcaattaCTTTTGGGGATACGACGTGCCAATCGTCCGCAAACTGTTTTACCTTCCTCGGTATTGTCAAGTGATAGCATGCACATTGGTCTTCTAGCTGCTGCAGCTCATGCAGCTGCAACAAATAGCCGgtttacaatatttttcaatCCAAGGTAAAGGCTGCATTTCTAGTTTACTAATGGACTTAAGTTCACATTGACATTTTATCTTTGCAATTTCAGGGCTTGTCCATCAGAATTTGTCATACCTCTCGCCAAGTATGCTAAAGCAGTGTATCATACGCGAGTTTCTGTTGGCATGAGGTTCCGAATGCTATTTGAAACAGAAGAATCAAGCATCCGTAGGTAGGTATAATCTCCTAGAATTTTTTTGCAAGCATTCCAAATTACAAGGTCAGTTGGAGAATCAAATCTTTTATTGATAAGGAGGGACATTACATTGAAATGGGAGGGGGTGGGCCAGGGGCTAGTACCAATTTCTCAATAGTTATTGGTGTGAAAGTATTTCAAGGCATCTTTGAAAATTATAGCCAATTTCGTCTAAAAATGTTCTTGTTAAAATAAGGGAAATGTTAGGAGAGTAGGAGAGCATAATTTTGGATGGAGCTGCTGTCTAAATTTCTCCTCTTCAAAAAACGTTGTGGTTACTAATCCTGTTTGGAAGAAATGGATATGCTATGTTAAATTAGTTTCAATCTAGGATGATCCGAGTTCCAgagttgtttatgttttttatcaGAAAAGGAAAGAATTAGAGTTGTTTATATTCAGTTTTTCTGCCTTCTACTTTTGCCACAGTTCGTGATAATTTCACAAGAGAAGAAGATAACTCTCTTTTCTGTTTGTCATCCCCTTTTCTCTCTAATTGATacaaatagtttaattatgtgAATATCTTTGGTCTCAGGTATATGGGCACAATTACTGGCATCGGTGATCTAGATCCTGTTCGTTGGCCAAATTCTCATTGGCAGTCTGTAAAGGTTAGTTCATAGCAGGTGGTCATTTAGTACTAAATAATACATTGAAACTATGGCTGCTTAAATCCTTTTAATACTTGAGGATTTCTCATGTGCATGATGTCCATTTTGGTTTAGAATTTCATCTTCGATCCTCTTAATATGCAGGTTGGATGGGATGAATCAACTGCAGGGGAGAGGCAGCCTAGAGTTTCACTGTGGGAAATTGAACCTCTGACAACATTTCCAATGTATCCATCTCCTTTCTCCCTTAGGTTGAAGCGGCCATGGCCACCTGGACTGCCTTCATTTCCTGGTCTGATATATTTTTTGCTGTTCTTACCGGGGATATCTGTAATCATCAATTTGATTCAGTTGTAATTTTAACTCTTCACTATCTTCTCATCCATTTAGGTCTATCAAATGGTGATATGACTATGAATTCTCAGCTTCCATGGCTGCATGGTGGCATGGGTGATCAGGGGATACAATCACTTAATTTCCAGGGATTTGGTGTTACTCCATTCATGCAGCCAAGGTTCGATGCTTCTATGCTAGGTTTGCAGCCTGACATTTTGCAAGCAATGGCAGCATTAGATTCTTCTAAGCTTGCAAATCAGCCACTTATGCAGTTCCAACATATCCCTAGTACTTCAGCATCTTCGATTCAGAGCCAGCTTTTGCATCCATCCAATTTGCAACATACTTTCCTCCAAGGCCTCCCGGAGAACCAACTAATATCTCAGGCACAGATGCTGCAGCAGCAATTGCAGTGCCACCAATCTTATAATACTCAGCAGCAACAGTTGCAGCGCCAGCGATTGTATCATGATCAACAACTACAGGAACCCCATCAAGTACAGCGTCAAGATCAGCAGCAAACCAAGGCTCAATTGTGTTCAGCTACTCAGTCACAGCTTTCTCATTTACAGGTCCTAGGTTCAACGGGTTCTCAACAAACATTTTCTGATTTAGTTGGTAATCATATTAATACATCTAACAACAGTTCCACCATGCAAAGTCTCCTGAGCTCATTTTCCCGTAATGGAGCATCCACTTCCCTGAACATGCCTGAGACCAACTCTCTAGTGTCTCCTTCCTCATCATCAAAGCGAATTGCTCTAGAATCTCAGATCCCTTCACAAGCTCCATACATGGTGACACAGGCTGAAGTTTTGACGGTGCCTAATACTAAGGTCTCAGATTTTTCCACTTTGTTTTCACCAAATCCTGGCAGACAAGTTTTGGATTATCAAGCTGTAGCAGTTAGCCAAAACAATGCGCTATTTGGAGTTAATGGTATGTCAAACCTGAAGGGTAACAGTCCGGAGAACGGATCTT
Proteins encoded in this window:
- the ARF6a gene encoding auxin response factor 6a isoform X2, whose product is MKVSTSGFNSQPEEGEKKSLNSELWHACAGPLVSLPHVGTRVVYFPQGHSEQVAASTNKEINGHIPSYPGLPPQLICQLHNVTMDADVETDEVYAQMTLQPLTPQEQKDVCLLPAELGTLSKQPSNYFCKTLTASDTSTHGGFSVPRRAAEKVFPPLDYSQQPPVQELIGKDLHGNEWKFRHIFRGQPKRHLLTTGWSVFVSAKRLVAGDSVIFIWNENNQLLLGIRRANRPQTVLPSSVLSSDSMHIGLLAAAAHAAATNSRFTIFFNPRACPSEFVIPLAKYAKAVYHTRVSVGMRFRMLFETEESSIRRYMGTITGIGDLDPVRWPNSHWQSVKVGWDESTAGERQPRVSLWEIEPLTTFPMYPSPFSLRLKRPWPPGLPSFPGLSNGDMTMNSQLPWLHGGMGDQGIQSLNFQGFGVTPFMQPRFDASMLGLQPDILQAMAALDSSKLANQPLMQFQHIPSTSASSIQSQLLHPSNLQHTFLQGLPENQLISQAQMLQQQLQCHQSYNTQQQQLQRQRLYHDQQLQEPHQVQRQDQQQTKAQLCSATQSQLSHLQVLGSTGSQQTFSDLVGNHINTSNNSSTMQSLLSSFSRNGASTSLNMPETNSLVSPSSSSKRIALESQIPSQAPYMVTQAEVLTVPNTKVSDFSTLFSPNPGRQVLDYQAVAVSQNNALFGVNGMSNLKGNSPENGSLPVPYATSTFTSTVGGEYPVNSDMTTSSCVDESGVLQSSENVDQANSLTETFVKVYKSESFGRSLDISKFSSYNELRSELARMFGLEGLLEDPERSGWQLVFVDRENDVLLLGDDPWHEFVNSVWYIKILSPLEVQQMGKQGLDLPSAGKTQRITSNGNGCDDSMNRNHSFNIMNGIPLGSLEY
- the ARF6a gene encoding auxin response factor 6a isoform X1, with product MKVSTSGFNSQPEEAGEKKSLNSELWHACAGPLVSLPHVGTRVVYFPQGHSEQVAASTNKEINGHIPSYPGLPPQLICQLHNVTMDADVETDEVYAQMTLQPLTPQEQKDVCLLPAELGTLSKQPSNYFCKTLTASDTSTHGGFSVPRRAAEKVFPPLDYSQQPPVQELIGKDLHGNEWKFRHIFRGQPKRHLLTTGWSVFVSAKRLVAGDSVIFIWNENNQLLLGIRRANRPQTVLPSSVLSSDSMHIGLLAAAAHAAATNSRFTIFFNPRACPSEFVIPLAKYAKAVYHTRVSVGMRFRMLFETEESSIRRYMGTITGIGDLDPVRWPNSHWQSVKVGWDESTAGERQPRVSLWEIEPLTTFPMYPSPFSLRLKRPWPPGLPSFPGLSNGDMTMNSQLPWLHGGMGDQGIQSLNFQGFGVTPFMQPRFDASMLGLQPDILQAMAALDSSKLANQPLMQFQHIPSTSASSIQSQLLHPSNLQHTFLQGLPENQLISQAQMLQQQLQCHQSYNTQQQQLQRQRLYHDQQLQEPHQVQRQDQQQTKAQLCSATQSQLSHLQVLGSTGSQQTFSDLVGNHINTSNNSSTMQSLLSSFSRNGASTSLNMPETNSLVSPSSSSKRIALESQIPSQAPYMVTQAEVLTVPNTKVSDFSTLFSPNPGRQVLDYQAVAVSQNNALFGVNGMSNLKGNSPENGSLPVPYATSTFTSTVGGEYPVNSDMTTSSCVDESGVLQSSENVDQANSLTETFVKVYKSESFGRSLDISKFSSYNELRSELARMFGLEGLLEDPERSGWQLVFVDRENDVLLLGDDPWHEFVNSVWYIKILSPLEVQQMGKQGLDLPSAGKTQRITSNGNGCDDSMNRNHSFNIMNGIPLGSLEY
- the ARF6a gene encoding auxin response factor 6a (The RefSeq protein has 7 substitutions compared to this genomic sequence); this translates as MRLSSAGFNPQPEMAAGEKKSLNSELWHACAGPLVSLPHVGTRVVYFPQGHSEQVAASTNKEINGHIPSYPGLPPQLICQLHNVTMDADVETDEVYAQMTLQPLTPQEQKDVCLLPAELGTLSKQPSNYFCKTLTASDTSTHGGFSVPRRAAEKVFPPLDYSQQPPVQELIGKDLHGNEWKFRHIFRGQPKRHLLTTGWSVFVSAKRLVAGDSVIFIWNENNQLLLGIRRANRPQTVLPSSVLSSDSMHIGLLAAAAHAAATNSRFTIFFNPRACPSEFVIPLAKYAKAVYHTRVSVGMRFQMLFETEESSIRRYMGTITGIGDLDPVRWPNSHWQSVKVGWDESTAGERQPRVSLWEIEPLTTFPMYPSPFSLRLKRPWPPGLPSFPGLSNGDMTMNSQLPWLHGGMGDQGIQSLNFQGFGVTPFMQPRFDASMLGLQPDILQAMAALDSSKLANQPLMQFQHIPSTSASSIQSQLLHPSNLQHTFLQGLPENQLISQAQMLQQQLQCHQSYNTQQQQLQRQRLYHDQQLQEPHQVQRQDQQQTKAQLCSATQSQLSHLQVLGSTGSQQTFSDLVGNHINTSNNSSTMQSLLSSFSRNGASTSLNMPETNSLVSPSSSSKRIALESQIPSQAPYMVTQAEVLTVPNTKVSDFSTLFSPNPGRQVLDYQAVAVSQNNALFGVNGMSNLKGNSPENGSLPVPYATSTFTSTVGGEYPVNSDMTTSSCVDESGVLQSSENVDQANSLTETFVKVYKSESFGRSLDISKFSSYNELRSELARMFGLEGLLEDPERSGWQLVFVDRENDVLLLGDDPWHEFVNSVWYIKILSPLEVQQMGKQGLDLPSAGKTQRITSNGNGCDDSMNRNHSCNIMNGIPLGSLEY